A region from the Halomicroarcula saliterrae genome encodes:
- a CDS encoding M48 family metallopeptidase — protein MAFVGAVLAAFYLVAVGIAMVLFGPGVWPIAVVGSVLLVGFQYKVGKWAALRSVGAEALSEEQYPQIHQQVRQLSRDMGIEKPELKVARMGVPNAFAVGRKGAGVVVISAELMQLLDDDELEGVLAHELAHIANRDVVTMVIGQGIASIVGVAAQFIVLVTGDNDIADFFLAIVVGNLVQFMVMLFVLAISRYREYVADADAKDAIGGGDPLARALEKISSGNERAGESAVDDQVSALCIFGRSGSLVSKLVSTHPPTEERIRRLRE, from the coding sequence ATGGCGTTCGTCGGTGCCGTCCTGGCGGCCTTTTATCTCGTCGCCGTCGGTATCGCGATGGTCCTGTTCGGGCCGGGAGTGTGGCCCATCGCCGTCGTCGGGAGCGTCCTGCTCGTCGGGTTCCAGTACAAGGTCGGCAAGTGGGCGGCGCTGCGCAGCGTCGGCGCCGAGGCGCTCTCGGAGGAGCAGTACCCACAGATACACCAGCAGGTGCGCCAGCTCTCCCGGGATATGGGCATCGAGAAGCCGGAGCTGAAGGTCGCCCGAATGGGAGTCCCGAACGCCTTCGCCGTCGGCCGGAAGGGCGCCGGCGTGGTCGTCATCTCCGCCGAACTGATGCAGCTGCTCGACGACGACGAACTGGAGGGCGTCCTCGCCCACGAGCTGGCTCACATCGCCAACCGCGACGTTGTCACGATGGTCATCGGCCAGGGCATCGCCTCGATCGTCGGCGTCGCCGCGCAGTTCATCGTCCTCGTGACCGGGGACAACGACATCGCCGATTTCTTCCTGGCCATCGTCGTCGGGAACCTCGTCCAGTTCATGGTCATGCTGTTCGTCCTCGCTATCTCGCGGTACCGCGAGTACGTGGCCGACGCCGACGCGAAAGACGCCATCGGCGGCGGCGACCCGCTCGCGCGGGCCCTGGAGAAGATATCGAGCGGCAACGAGCGGGCCGGCGAGTCGGCCGTCGACGACCAGGTGAGCGCCCTCTGTATCTTCGGGCGGTCCGGGAGCCTGGTGTCGAAGCTCGTCTCGACGCACCCGCCGACCGAGGAGCGCATCCGGCGGCTCCGCGAGTAG
- a CDS encoding DUF2391 family protein: MKQRQKHKLADTAQQIVGGFLLAGPFVVTQEVWLLAQNMTVYHSLFLVVAIMAIGYGGLYGADNDRDPRTEAAVAGIPVRFISVMIVAFGSVGMLAFSITAPDLFLSELDPRARLLVTFRALSVAAVFSVVGAVTTDSLF, encoded by the coding sequence ATGAAGCAACGGCAGAAACACAAGCTCGCGGACACCGCCCAGCAGATAGTCGGCGGGTTCCTGCTTGCCGGGCCGTTCGTCGTCACACAGGAGGTGTGGCTGCTGGCACAGAACATGACCGTCTACCACAGCCTCTTTCTCGTCGTCGCCATCATGGCCATCGGTTACGGCGGCCTCTACGGCGCCGACAACGACCGTGACCCCAGAACCGAGGCGGCCGTCGCCGGGATTCCGGTCCGGTTCATCTCGGTGATGATCGTCGCTTTCGGTTCGGTCGGTATGCTGGCGTTTTCCATCACCGCGCCGGACCTCTTTCTGAGCGAGCTGGACCCCAGAGCGCGACTGCTCGTCACCTTCCGGGCGCTGAGTGTCGCCGCGGTGTTCTCCGTCGTCGGGGCGGTGACGACGGACAGCCTGTTCTGA
- a CDS encoding HVO_2922 family protein — translation MTDDTIFESEETRSRRGLATYFRRLARRLGRGEPVPADEEQTVTVAVPDDSDFEVTVEEADGTVTMGVEMEFPAEAGTVDTDVHASKATFDRYEDNQGKWRWRLVHDNGNIIADSSQGYASKQKADQGLESVRTNAPGALVVDTTKDETDGADEGSKATFELFADSGAKWRWRLVHDNGDIIADGGQGYASKQKAKQGLRSVKTNVRGAEIR, via the coding sequence ATGACAGATGATACCATCTTCGAGTCTGAGGAGACACGAAGTCGACGCGGGCTCGCGACGTACTTCCGACGATTGGCGCGGCGACTCGGTCGCGGCGAACCCGTCCCGGCCGACGAGGAACAGACCGTCACCGTCGCGGTCCCGGACGACTCCGACTTCGAGGTGACGGTCGAGGAGGCCGACGGCACCGTCACGATGGGTGTCGAAATGGAGTTCCCCGCCGAGGCGGGCACCGTCGACACCGACGTCCACGCCAGCAAGGCGACTTTCGACCGCTACGAGGACAACCAGGGGAAGTGGCGCTGGCGGCTCGTCCACGACAACGGGAACATCATCGCCGACAGCAGCCAGGGGTACGCCTCGAAACAGAAGGCCGACCAGGGTCTCGAAAGCGTTCGCACGAACGCTCCAGGGGCGCTCGTCGTCGACACCACGAAAGACGAGACGGACGGCGCCGACGAGGGCAGCAAGGCGACCTTCGAGCTGTTCGCGGACAGCGGCGCGAAGTGGCGCTGGCGGCTCGTCCACGACAACGGGGATATCATCGCCGACGGCGGACAGGGGTACGCCTCGAAACAGAAGGCGAAACAGGGGCTCCGGAGC